The Paenibacillus pabuli DNA segment GGCCCTCTTCCTGTCAGCGGATATCAGGTCTGGAGAAATGATGACCGTTCGGAGCAAATCGAATACGTAGCGATTGGGGGACATTCTTCCGTAAGACGTTTCGTTCCTATTGACACTTTGATAGAGGATGGTCATTTTTATATTTTCAAGCCATGAGATATGTTCAGACTCGAGCAAATACAAATAAGACGCCTTCCTCTGATTTTCGAATCAGGAATGCGTCTTTGTATTGTTTGCCTAAAAAAAGATTATCCTTTGCCTGAAGAGCTTCGCTTCTGCATCTCTCCACGTGGATTTAGATCTTTTTCCTTTTTTCCTACCCACAACGATACGGCAAAGGGGAGCATGCCAAACCACTTCATCGCCCAAGGCTCCTTTACTTTGGAGCGCCCTTTCCGTTCTTCCTTTGGTGTATCCATAAAATGAACAACGCGCTGCGTAATGTACTTTACCAGCTCATCACTTTTGGCCATCATTCTCTGCCTCCTTTGTACCTGAGCATATATGTCAAATTGCTCAACTGTAATGCGCAGGCTTAAGATACCTCTATTGTGTGCAGAACTGATCTCGCATAAACATTTTTTTTGCTGTTGGAAGTATGAAATAACCAGGATTGCACAGTCTAATGCCAAAGGTATCCATCAAAATACGCTATGGCATGAGATGCCTATGACAAGAAGGAGCGTGCATACTCATGGTTAAACTGCTGGCTGCATTCGCGGCATGGATGATCGGGTTTAACTCTATACTTATGTCACCTGCACAAGCCATCTCCGCGGCAATTCCATCATCCCACCCCAACCAAAAGTCTGTGAGTCCTTCTCTGCTGCCTGTAACGGATGGTGACAGTTATCGTTCAACGCACCATGCTTTTGCAGCTCCAGTAATTCTGCTGGATGTGGGACATGGCGGTATTGACGGTGGTACGTCAGATCATGGAGTGCTTGAAAAAGACGTCAATCTGGCGATCAGTCAAAAGGTATACCTCCTGCTTCGCAGCAAAGGATATGCTGTCATCATTAACCGGCTTGGTGATTATGCACTTAGTGACGAAAATCGCTGGCTGAACAGCAGATCCCGACATCGCAGGGATCTGGCGCAGCGCAAGAGCCTTAGTGAAGAAGTAAGCACGGATATTGTGGTCAGCATCCATGGGAACTGGAGTCCCAAATCGTCTACAAGGGGACCGGTTGTCCTTTACCAGAATGAAGGCCGGAGCTACCTTCTGGCAGACTCCATCCAGACCGAGCTTAATCATCTGTTTGGCACTCGGCGCGGAGTTGTTTGGGGCAAGCCTTTTTACCTGCTGAATCAGATTAAACAGCCAGCCGTTATCGTTGAAACCGGATTTCTGAGCAATGCCAAGGACCGGGCCATGATGAATGATCCCGCAGAGCAGAAACGCATTGCCCAGTCCATTGCGGAAGGCATTATTTATTATTTGTCGGTAGTGTAGGGGCAGCATGCCAGTGCCAAACTTCACGCACCAGATCACCGATGCCAACAAACTCAATCTCACCCTGCAGCCGGGTAACGGATTCGCGAACAACGCTGGATGTATTTAGCCCCGTCTGACCAACATGCCCTATGACAACGCATATATTCTTCTCGACAGCACGCTTGGCTGCCAATTCCATCTGCTGGCGAATATGCGGCTTCGAATTCCGGTCGTCCAGGAAAATATCATTGCCGACAGGAGGCATGTTTTTGGATATTGCGAGTTCACCCACAACCGAACGAAAATTGGTGCGGCTGTCTACAAAAAACAGTCCTCGCTCCCGGCAAACATCGAGCACAATAGACATGATGCGTTTGTCTGAAGTTACTTTAGAGCCCATATGATTGTTCATGCCAATGGCGTAGGGAACATCATCGATGGCTTTCTCCACTCGTTCGCGGACTTCCTCGTCCGTGAGACTGGATGTGATCGCACCCGGACCGAGCCATTCGGGTCTTCCCGATTTGGGTTCCATTGGCATGTGCACGATCACATCCATCCCTTTCTCATGTGCAGCGGCAGCGTCTTTTTTTGTGGTTGGCAAGAATGGCATGACGGCAAGTGTCAGCTTGACTGGGATGTCCAATATTTCCGCAGTACCTTTCATATCGTTGCCCGCATCATCAATAATGATCGCCATTCGTTTAGGCTGTGATTCGGACTGAGTCATTACCGCCGGCTGAGCAGGTTCTGTGACCAGTGCTTCTGCACTACGGGTAAACGAGTTCAGTCCATAAATAATAAACAGCATACTCACCAGCAATAATGCAGTTCGAATCGTCCATGTATTGGACCGACCTGTTCGTTCGCCCTTTTTCATCCATCGTTCCCTCCTTTGTTCGTTCCCCTCATTATTTGAACAATGAAGAAGGATTATGTTAGACAAAAAAAGCCTGCTCCATGCAAAAGAAGAGGCCCTCCCTTTAGGAGAGCCCCTCTGCTATATCATCAATCCGCGCGGCTTACTTGGTTCCCCATAACTCCATCCGCTGAGCGTATTTCTGGTTGATAATATCCTCCACTCTTTCATCCCCTGCCTTTTTCATATCCTCAAGCATTTTGTCGAATATGGAATTTGCTTCTGCTTCCGTCGGGGCAATAATAGCTCTCGTAATGCTCTGGTCCATAATATCCTTGACCTTTTGTGCTGTCAGAGCTTCCGGTGTTCCCCCATCAGGATTGAGGTTATCGTACTCAGCGGTATCCCATACCGAATCGCCCAGGCTCTTGATGGCCAATTCATCGACTTCGCTGCGCTGGTATTTAACAGCCATGTCATACGGCTGTCCATTCGGATCCAACCCATTTTTAATAAACCACAGCCATTTGCG contains these protein-coding regions:
- a CDS encoding YqzE family protein → MMAKSDELVKYITQRVVHFMDTPKEERKGRSKVKEPWAMKWFGMLPFAVSLWVGKKEKDLNPRGEMQKRSSSGKG
- a CDS encoding N-acetylmuramoyl-L-alanine amidase, which translates into the protein MVKLLAAFAAWMIGFNSILMSPAQAISAAIPSSHPNQKSVSPSLLPVTDGDSYRSTHHAFAAPVILLDVGHGGIDGGTSDHGVLEKDVNLAISQKVYLLLRSKGYAVIINRLGDYALSDENRWLNSRSRHRRDLAQRKSLSEEVSTDIVVSIHGNWSPKSSTRGPVVLYQNEGRSYLLADSIQTELNHLFGTRRGVVWGKPFYLLNQIKQPAVIVETGFLSNAKDRAMMNDPAEQKRIAQSIAEGIIYYLSVV
- a CDS encoding divergent polysaccharide deacetylase family protein, which gives rise to MKKGERTGRSNTWTIRTALLLVSMLFIIYGLNSFTRSAEALVTEPAQPAVMTQSESQPKRMAIIIDDAGNDMKGTAEILDIPVKLTLAVMPFLPTTKKDAAAAHEKGMDVIVHMPMEPKSGRPEWLGPGAITSSLTDEEVRERVEKAIDDVPYAIGMNNHMGSKVTSDKRIMSIVLDVCRERGLFFVDSRTNFRSVVGELAISKNMPPVGNDIFLDDRNSKPHIRQQMELAAKRAVEKNICVVIGHVGQTGLNTSSVVRESVTRLQGEIEFVGIGDLVREVWHWHAAPTLPTNNK